DNA sequence from the Deltaproteobacteria bacterium genome:
CCCCGGGGGAACCAATATGGAAAAATTCGGTTTCACCGCTAACAATATCGCTAAAGCCGCCTTACAGGTACTCAAACATGATTGACTATCAAATCCTCATAACCACCTTCAGCATGGTTTTTTTGGCTGAACTGGGAGACAAAACACAGCTCGCGACCTTCTGCCTCGCCGCCGACTGCGACCCCAAACTCTCCGTGTTCCTCGGCGCCTCCATCGCCCTCGTATTGAGCTCGCTGGTGGCCGTGGTGTTCGGATCGCTGTTGAGCAGGTATCTGCCGGAACACTACATCAAGGCCGCCGCAGGCGTTTTCTTTGTGGCCGTCGGCATCTGGATGCTGTTTGGCGTGGTCAAATCCAGCATGAGTTAACCCCGGGGTTGCAACATTGGGGCAACCCCGGACTCAGATCAGGCAAGAATTTGCTTCGGTCCAAATTGACGAGGTCTGAATGAAAGCGTTTTTCAAAGTAACCGATCTGGACGCAGCGCTCGATCTGCGCTTCGATTTCAAGCGGGTGGAGATGGAGGAGATTCCGATCCACGCCTCGACGGGAAGGGTTCTGGCCGAAGAGATCGTCTCGGATGTCGACCTGCCCGACTTTCCGCGCGCCATCATGGACGGTTTTGCTGTGCGCGCCGCCTCCACCTTCGGCGCTTCGGACGGAGCGCCGGCCTTTATCACCGTTCCCCGCACGGTCGCCATGGGCGAAACGCCCTCGTTTTCCATCGGGCCGGGAGAGGCCGCCAAAATATCCACCGGGGGCATGCTCCCGGAAGGCGCCGACAGCGTCGTCATGGTGGAACACACCGAGGCTGTCGACGACGAAACCATCGAGGTGTTCAAAAGCGTCGCCCCCGGGCAGAACATGGTCGCCGTCGGCGAAGATATCCGGAAAAACAGCACCGTGCTGACCGCCGGCCAACGGCTGCGCCCCCAGGAAGCGGGACTGCTGGCGGCGCTGGGAAAGCCGTCGGTACGGGTGTTTAAAAAGCCCGTCATCGGCATCCTCTCCACCGGCGATGAAATCATACCCGTCGACGAGGTGCCCTCCACCGGAAAAATCCGTGATATCAATTCCTACACACTGGCGGGCCAGGTGGTTCAAGCCGGAGGGATTCCGCTGCAACTCGGCATTGTCGGGGATGACTACGGCGCCCTGCTGGATTTGTGCGCCCGGGGCCTGGAGCAATCAGACATGCTGCTGGTGTCGGGCGGCAGTTCGGTCGGCGTGCGCGACTACACCGTGGAAGCGCTCTCCGCCCTTCCAGATGCAAATCTCCTTCTGCACGGCATCTCCATCAGCCCCGGGAAACCGACCATCCTTGCCAGGGTTGGAGAAAAGGCCTTCTGGGGACTGCCCGGCCACGTGGTGTCCGCCATGGTGGTACTGCATGCCGTGGTGCAACCTTTTATCGATCACGTGGGAGGCCTGGATTCACAACACCGGCGCCAGCTTGCCTGCCTGGCCACATTGACCCGCAGCGTCCCTTCATCCCAGGGGCGCGTGGACTACATCCGGGTGAAGCTGGTTGAACGCGAAAACGGTTTCCTGGCCGAACCGATTTTAGGCAAATCAGGGCTGATCAACACCATGCTGAAGGCCGACGGCCTGGTCAAAATCGACAAACATACGGAGGGGCTGGACGAGGGAATGCTGGCCAAGGTGTTGCTCTTTGCATCCTGAAGGAGCAACGCCGCGGCCGATCGAAAAAAGGGCAATCACCGAGGACCATCCGACATCCAAAGACAAATTGAAGGAAGCATACCGGTCTGGGTCTGCCCTTTTTGCCGGTTCTCAGGAGCTGTCATGAAAAAAAAACGAAACGTCTACCTGAAAATGAAAACCCTTGCGCAAGCCCGTGAAATCATCCTCTCGGCATTTCCTAACCGCCAACCCCTGTCCACTGAGCGTATACCTGTCGAAAATTCCGTGGGCAGAATTCTGTCAGAGGCAGTCACCGCCAAACTCTCCGCTCCTCACTTTCATGCCGCGGCCATGGACGGCATTGCCGTTGCCGCCGCATCAACGTTCGGCGCCAATCCAGCCCAGCCCATCGTACTCGAAGTGGGAGAAAACGCCTTCCACGTCAACACGGGACATGTGTTGCCGGAAAAAACCGATGCCGTGATCATGATCGAACAACTCAACATTCTGGATGAAAAACAGATCCAGATCGAGGCACCGGCGTTTCCCTGGCAGTATGTCCGAAAAATCGGTGAGGATATCGTTGCCACCGAACTGTTGTTCCCGCAAAATCACATGATAACATCTTACTGCCTGGGTGCGCTGATAACCGGCGGCATCTTCCAGGTGCCGGTTAAACGCAAGCCGCGCATTCTGATCATCCCCACAGGATCAGAACTCGTCGACTGGCGCAGATCGACGGAGGCATTGAAACCGGGGCAGGTGCTGGAAAGCAACTCTTATGTGCTCGGAAGCCTGGCCGTTGCGGCCGGAGCGGACTTTAGCCGCAGCGAGCAGCTTATGGACGATCCCGTCAAAATCCGGAACACCGTGCAGGCGGCGGTCCAGGGTGATTTCGACATGGTGCTCACCGTCGGCGGTTCTTCCGCCGGTTCCGAGGACTATGCCAAGGACGTCATTATCGATCTGGGAGACGTATTGATTCACGGCGTGACCATCATGCCCGGCAAACCCGTCATCGTCGGCAGAATCCAGGACAAACCGGTCTTCGGCATCCCCGGATACCCGGTTTCGGCCATCATTGCCTTCGAGCAGTTCGTCAAACCCCTGATCGACCTGATGAACGGTCAACCGGAGCAGCCCAGACCCAGCCTGTATGTGGAGCCCACCCGCAAGGTGGCATCCAAACTCGGCCTGGAAGAGTTCGTGAGGGTCAAGCTGGGAACCGTAGGCGACCGCGTGGTCGCGACAGCGCTGCCCCGCGGAGCAGGATGCATCACCAGCATTACCGAGGCAGACGGCATCGTCCGCATTCCCGAATTTGTGGAGGGCCTGCAGGAAAACCAGGCTGTCAAAGCGGAACTTCTCAAACCGGTCGCCTCCATCGACAAAACCATCGTTGCCGTCGGCAGCCACGACAACACCCTGGATCTCATCGCCGATGAACTGAAAGCAGGCAGCACCGGCTACAGCCTCTCTTCCAGCCACGTGGGCAGTATGGGCGGTTTGATGGCCGTTAAAAGGGGCGCCTGCCATGTTGCCGGAACCCACCTGCTGGACACGGAAGACGGATCCTACAACACGTCATACCTGCTGAAATACCTGCCGGGTCTGGACGTCAGGCTGGTCAACCTTGTCCTGAGGGATCAGGGCCTGATCGTCTCCAAGGGAAACCCCAAAGGCATCCGGGGTATCGAAGACCTGGCCAGGGAGGATGTGTCCTTCATCAACCGTCAGGGCGGTAGCGGTACACGGGTCCTGCTGGATTACCGGCTCAAGCAGCTCGAGATGGATCCCGCACGGATAAACGGTTACGCAACCGAGGAGTACACCCATATGTCGGTGGCTGTGGCCGTGTTGAGCGGCACGGTGGACGTCGGCCTGGGTATATACGCGGCCGCCAGGGCCCTCGATCTCGATTTCATCCCTGTGGTCACCGAACAGTATGATCTGGTCATTCCCGGGGCGTATTACCAATCCGATAGAATCCAGGTGCTCATGAACATCATCAACTCGGACGCCTTTAAAAAGAGGGTGTTGGCCCTCGGCGGCTACAGCACGGAAAAAACCGGCGAGGTCATCGTCTAACTCCCTTCATAATCCACCGGCTCAGCC
Encoded proteins:
- a CDS encoding TMEM165/GDT1 family protein produces the protein MIDYQILITTFSMVFLAELGDKTQLATFCLAADCDPKLSVFLGASIALVLSSLVAVVFGSLLSRYLPEHYIKAAAGVFFVAVGIWMLFGVVKSSMS
- a CDS encoding molybdopterin molybdotransferase MoeA, with the protein product MKAFFKVTDLDAALDLRFDFKRVEMEEIPIHASTGRVLAEEIVSDVDLPDFPRAIMDGFAVRAASTFGASDGAPAFITVPRTVAMGETPSFSIGPGEAAKISTGGMLPEGADSVVMVEHTEAVDDETIEVFKSVAPGQNMVAVGEDIRKNSTVLTAGQRLRPQEAGLLAALGKPSVRVFKKPVIGILSTGDEIIPVDEVPSTGKIRDINSYTLAGQVVQAGGIPLQLGIVGDDYGALLDLCARGLEQSDMLLVSGGSSVGVRDYTVEALSALPDANLLLHGISISPGKPTILARVGEKAFWGLPGHVVSAMVVLHAVVQPFIDHVGGLDSQHRRQLACLATLTRSVPSSQGRVDYIRVKLVERENGFLAEPILGKSGLINTMLKADGLVKIDKHTEGLDEGMLAKVLLFAS
- a CDS encoding molybdopterin biosynthesis protein, which gives rise to MKKKRNVYLKMKTLAQAREIILSAFPNRQPLSTERIPVENSVGRILSEAVTAKLSAPHFHAAAMDGIAVAAASTFGANPAQPIVLEVGENAFHVNTGHVLPEKTDAVIMIEQLNILDEKQIQIEAPAFPWQYVRKIGEDIVATELLFPQNHMITSYCLGALITGGIFQVPVKRKPRILIIPTGSELVDWRRSTEALKPGQVLESNSYVLGSLAVAAGADFSRSEQLMDDPVKIRNTVQAAVQGDFDMVLTVGGSSAGSEDYAKDVIIDLGDVLIHGVTIMPGKPVIVGRIQDKPVFGIPGYPVSAIIAFEQFVKPLIDLMNGQPEQPRPSLYVEPTRKVASKLGLEEFVRVKLGTVGDRVVATALPRGAGCITSITEADGIVRIPEFVEGLQENQAVKAELLKPVASIDKTIVAVGSHDNTLDLIADELKAGSTGYSLSSSHVGSMGGLMAVKRGACHVAGTHLLDTEDGSYNTSYLLKYLPGLDVRLVNLVLRDQGLIVSKGNPKGIRGIEDLAREDVSFINRQGGSGTRVLLDYRLKQLEMDPARINGYATEEYTHMSVAVAVLSGTVDVGLGIYAAARALDLDFIPVVTEQYDLVIPGAYYQSDRIQVLMNIINSDAFKKRVLALGGYSTEKTGEVIV